The sequence below is a genomic window from Vibrio spartinae.
TGTTTCTGCGGCTTCTTTTGTTGGTGGCTCACCAGGGCGCATCATTCGATAGATTTCAACAAGTGCTGAAATACGATCAGTCGTGCTGTCGACACGCAACGTATCTGACATAAATGAGCCATGATCAAGGTCATTCGTATATAGAACCTCAATCTTCTTGTAACTCGCTTGAGAGAGATTTGCTAGCACTTCAAGACTCAGCTCTTGGTTTGCTGCAATAATTAGCTCTCCCGTCGCTTCGTTCACGTAATCTTTCGCTGTGACCTTGCCGACAATATATTCGACAGGTACTTCGATAAATTCAACGGCGTCTTTTTCCAGCTGACGAATATGACGAGCAGTAACGCGACGTCCTTTTTCGATATAAACCTTTCCGTTTGCTTCGACATCAAAGCTGGCAGTTTCGCCACGTAAACGTTCAGGAATCAAAGCCATCATCAGCGTTTGATCTTTCACTTCGAAATGTATTTTTTCGAAGAAAATATCCAAAATCTCTTCTGTTGTTTTCCCTAACGCACGCAGAATAATAGAAGCTGGTAGTTTGCGACGACGGTCGATACGAACATACAAGTTATCTTTCGGATCGAATTCGAAATCAAGCCAAGAACCACGGTAAGGAATGATTCGTGCGTTATAAAGGACTTTTCCAGATGAGTGGGTCTTACCCTTATCGCTGTCGAAGAACACGCCGGGGCTTCGGTGCAGCTGGGATACGATAACCCTCTCAGTACCATTAATTACAAAAGTACCATTATCTGTCATGAGTGGGATTTCACCCATGTAGACTTCTTGTTCTTTAATATCTTTGACAGTACCCGCTGGTGCGTCTTTATCAAAAATAACCAAGCGTAGTTTTACACGCAGAGGCTTTGAATAAGTTACACCACGAATTTGACATTCTTTAACATCAAAAACTGGCTCACCAAGACGGTAGCTAACGTATTGCAGCTCAGAGTTGCCATTATAGCTCTGGATAGGAAACACAGAACGAAAAGCAGCCTCTAGACCATATTGTCCTTCAGGATCCTGTTCGATAAATTTGTCGAACGAATCGAGCTGGATCGATAGCAGGTATGGAATGTCCAACACTTGTGGACGAGTACCAAAGTCCTTGCGGATGCGCTTTTTCTCGGTATAGGAGTAAACCATGGGGTTCCTCAGCTCGCTGATAAGTGACCCAAACTGCCCACCTTTGCATTAAAGGGGAAACGGCAGTGACTAACTAACTGTTTACTGTAGTGACGTCTAACCACGTTGAGATAAACGTTTTTTTGCACGGATGTCGAATGACTAAACAGTAGGAAAATTCATCGACACCCTACAGCGCAAAAAGGCCGGTGGTCAATAAACCACCAGCCATTAGCCTTTCGGCTAAGCGATTAAGTAAGAATTACTTAAGCTCAACAGTTGCACCAGCTTCTTCAAGTTGTGCTTTAAGAGCTTCAGCTTCTGCTTTCTCAATACCTTCTTTGATCGCAGCCGGAGCACCGTCAACAAGAGCTTTCGCTTCTTTCAGACCCAGACCAGTTGCGCCACGTACTGCTTTGATAACAGAAACTTTGTTACCGCCAGCAGCAGTTAGGATTACGTCGAATTCAGTTTGTTCAACAGCAGCTTCACCAGCAGCAGCGCCGCCAGCAACAACAGCAGCGGCAGCAGAAACACCAAATTTCTCTTCCATTGCTTCGATCAGTTCAACAACTTGCATTACAGACATTTCTGCAACAGCGTCTAGGATTTGCTCGTTAGTAATAGACATAACAATTCTCTTCTAAGTCAACAATTAGTTTAATAAGCAACCAGTAAAAAGCAAGCCTTATGCAGCTTCTTGTTTTTGGTCGCGGATAGCAGCGATAGTACGTGCCAACTTGCCAGCAGAAGCTTCTTTCATACACATCATCAGACGTGCAATAGCTTCGTCGTAAGTTGGTAGAGTTGCTAGTACTTCGACATCAGCGATAGAACCTTCGAATGCAGCTGCTTTGATCTCAAAATCTTTATTCTCTTTAGCAAAGTCTTTGAAAAGACGAGCTGCAGCACCTGGGTGCTCATTAGAGAAACCAATCAAAGTAGGACCTACGAATACCTCTTTCAGGCATTCATAGTCTGTGCCTTCAACTGCGCGGCGTGCTAGTGTGTTACGAACTACTCTCATGTAAACACCGGCTTCACGAGCCTGTTTACGTAGAGAAGTCATCGCACTCACTTCAACACCACGAGAATCAGCAACAACTGCAGAAAGTGCACCACTGGCTGCTTCGTTGACTTCAGCAACAATTGCTTTTTTGTCTTGAAGATTTAAAGCCATCTTGGATTTACTCCTGGTTGTCGTTACACCACTCACTATTTTCATCAACAGTGAGAGCTTTTTAGGTGCAGTCCCAGAAGAAAGTTATAAAAATAGAGCTTTCGTCAGTTCGGGCACCATCTACGTAGGTTTGATTAAGCCGTCAGAGACGACGCCTACGGTCTTGGACGGAGACTGGGTTATAGTTCAAAGAACTAAAATTCAGCCCCAACCACAAATATTAGGCGCAAGATTATACATAAATTTTACGCCTTAGCAAATAAATTAAGCTTGAGTGCTTAAAGTTGCCTGATCAATTGCAACACCAGCGCCCATCGTTGTAGAAAGACTTACTTTACTCACGTAAGCCCCTTTCGATGTAGATGGTTTTGCTTTTTTCAGTGCAACAATCAGTGCTTCTAAGTTTTCTTTCAATTGTTCAGCATCGAAAGAAACCTTACCGATTGTTGTATGGATGATCCCATTTTTGTCATTACGGTAACGTACCTGACCAGCCTTCGCGTTCTTAACCGCTTCAGCAACGTTTGGTGTTACAGTACCAACTTTAGGGTTTGGCATCAGGCCACGAGGCCCAAGGATAGTACCTAACTGACCGACAACACGCATTGCATCTGGAGATGCAACGACAACGTCAAAGTTCAGTTCGCCTTTTTTCACTTGCTCAGCAAGATCTTCCATACCAACAAGGTCAGCGCCGGCTTCTTTTGCTGCATCAGCGTTTGCACCTTGAGTGAAAACAGCAACGCGGACTTCACGACCAGTACCATGAGGCAGTACAGTTGCACCACGAACGTTCTGATCGGATTTACGTGCATCAATACCCAAGTTCACAGCAACATCAACAGATTCAACAAATTTTGCAGTCGCCAGCTCTTTCAGTAATGCAACAGCTTCGTTGATTTCATACTCTTTAGTCGCATCCACTTTTTCGCGGATAGTGCGCATACGCTTAGTTAGTTTTGCCATGATATTAACCCTCTACCACTAGACCCATTGAACGAGCAGTACCCGCGATAGAACGCTTCATTGCTTCGATATCTGCACCAGTCATATCCGCAGCTTTAGTCTCTGCGATTTCCTGAATTTGCGCGTCAGTTACTGTACCCACTTTTTCTGTATTAGGACGACCAGAGCCAGACTTGACGCCTGCAGCTTTCTTCAGAAGCACAGCGGCTGGTGGAGTCTTAGTTTCAAAAGTGAAAGAACGGTCACTGTATACAGTGATAACAACTGGAATCGGAAGACCTTTCTCTACAGATTCTGTTTTTGCGTTAAACGCTTTACAGAATTCCATGATGTTAACACCACGCTGACCCAGTGCTGGACCAACTGGTGGACTTGGGTTTGCCATACCTGCTGCAACTTGCAGCTTGATATAAGCTTCAACTTTCTTAGCCATGATATTTCCTACATAATGGGTACTAACGCTAATCCACTGATCAGCTCCCCGTTTCTAGTGAAGACCTGTAAAAAGGCGCGAAATTATAGTCAAATCTCGCGCCTTAAACAAGTCTAAAAAGATGGTTTTTTAATCTAGTTTTTCAACCTGACCAAATTCAAGCTCGACTGGTGTTGCCCGACCGAATATTGAGACAGAGACTTTTAAACGGCTCTTCTCGTAATCAACCTCTTCAACAGTACCGTTGAAGTCAGCAAATGGCCCATCGTTAACCCGAACGACTTCACCAGCTTCAAACATCGTTTTCGGCCGTGGTGCTTCGTTCGCTTTCTCCAAACGATTCAATATCGCATCGGCTTCTTTATCGGTAATAGGAGCCGGACGATCAGATGTCCCACCGATAAATCCCATCACTCGGGGAACACTACGCACCAAGTGCCAAGATTCATCATTCATG
It includes:
- the nusG gene encoding transcription termination/antitermination protein NusG; protein product: MSEAPKKRWYVVQAFSGFEGRVAQSLREHIKMHGMEESFGEVLVPTEEVVEMRAGQRRKSERKFFPGYVLVQMFMNDESWHLVRSVPRVMGFIGGTSDRPAPITDKEADAILNRLEKANEAPRPKTMFEAGEVVRVNDGPFADFNGTVEEVDYEKSRLKVSVSIFGRATPVELEFGQVEKLD
- the rplL gene encoding 50S ribosomal protein L7/L12, with product MSITNEQILDAVAEMSVMQVVELIEAMEEKFGVSAAAAVVAGGAAAGEAAVEQTEFDVILTAAGGNKVSVIKAVRGATGLGLKEAKALVDGAPAAIKEGIEKAEAEALKAQLEEAGATVELK
- the rplJ gene encoding 50S ribosomal protein L10, producing the protein MALNLQDKKAIVAEVNEAASGALSAVVADSRGVEVSAMTSLRKQAREAGVYMRVVRNTLARRAVEGTDYECLKEVFVGPTLIGFSNEHPGAAARLFKDFAKENKDFEIKAAAFEGSIADVEVLATLPTYDEAIARLMMCMKEASAGKLARTIAAIRDQKQEAA
- the rplK gene encoding 50S ribosomal protein L11, with protein sequence MAKKVEAYIKLQVAAGMANPSPPVGPALGQRGVNIMEFCKAFNAKTESVEKGLPIPVVITVYSDRSFTFETKTPPAAVLLKKAAGVKSGSGRPNTEKVGTVTDAQIQEIAETKAADMTGADIEAMKRSIAGTARSMGLVVEG
- the rplA gene encoding 50S ribosomal protein L1 produces the protein MAKLTKRMRTIREKVDATKEYEINEAVALLKELATAKFVESVDVAVNLGIDARKSDQNVRGATVLPHGTGREVRVAVFTQGANADAAKEAGADLVGMEDLAEQVKKGELNFDVVVASPDAMRVVGQLGTILGPRGLMPNPKVGTVTPNVAEAVKNAKAGQVRYRNDKNGIIHTTIGKVSFDAEQLKENLEALIVALKKAKPSTSKGAYVSKVSLSTTMGAGVAIDQATLSTQA